Genomic DNA from Acipenser ruthenus chromosome 4, fAciRut3.2 maternal haplotype, whole genome shotgun sequence:
AGTGTGCTGCTGGTGCTGGCTAATGATTACAGCAGGAAAGTATCTAACTCCTTACATCTAGCGTCTTGAAGGCCATGTATCGTAACACACTTTATTAATTTTGAACTCTACTGCTTCCAAAACGCAGGCTTTGTTTATAATTAACAAGGTGCTGGGTTTAACTGAAAGTActaattttcaaaataaaatgctccATCAGACTTAAACCAGAATTTGCTACTGACAACTTGTTTTGGATTATTACACGAGTTTGATTGAAGGGACTGCATCACATCCATTTTAAGTCTTATTTCCGGTACACATTTTTTTGgggcatgcatttaaaaacacagactACTTTTagaagaaacacttttttttttggcatattttctttttgttttcattttgcacTTCTGGGTCATAGTACTAAAGAGCTGAGGGGCGAAATCAAAGAATAATACTAACTAGGATCAATCATACTTTCAATTCTTAGCAATGTATAATCGAGCATAAATTATATTTGTTATAAAGTCAGGTTACTTTTCATGTTGCTTGCAACTTTAGATACACATATAAATTTCAAGTTTACAAAACACATTGCATAAATAGGCATCCTTTGTAtatccacccccacccccccaaattGAAATAGTCAAACTATATACACTCAATAACTATCAACAATCTAAAGTGTGACATGAGTATGGCTGCCAGCTGGGGAAATCAATGTGTGTTCTGGAGAATCTAAACCATTCACAGCATTCTGTATCAGACAAACAGATCCTGAATTACTTCTACAAAATGGGAATTGGCAATGTCTCTCtacattatgtttttatttataaaaccacCAGCTGATTATGATAAtacatatgttaaaaaaaacaacagacaatATGGCAGTGACCTTTTCATGCATTCTTTCACCTTTTACATTCAGAAACCGAGTCAGGGAAGAAACGATTGGAACATGTGGTTTATTGATACAGCACCATTCCTAGCAGCATGTCCATATtcacttttttgttaatttttaattcTGTCACTGTAGCCCAGTttgtacaaatatttaaaatactttagtttgtttgaataaaaatacaaacccATATATTCACAATTGTGTAGCTGTTAGCAAAGTAGGCTCCAGTACCTAACAAATTCTTCAGTGGTAGTTATGAATAAATACACTTATGGCTTGCTCTCatacccagattagcactaatcttggacgacCTTACCAAAGGTTTTTGCTAATTGTAGGGTCTCTGGAACCAGgtgtaaattattatttagtACAATAATAATTGCAATTTTAACAAAGCATTACCTAGGTTTGCCAAGTGTAGTGGGCTATTGTCCTGTTCCTTTCATGTAGGAGAAAATGTGGTGCAGAGTTAATTTTTTCACAATGCTGTGTGGTAGGTAGGCTTAAAGTACTGAACTCTCTTGTTAAACACCATGCAAGCTTAATTCATAACACTACACTTGTAATGGAAATAATCTGTGCACTTTTTAGATGGTTCATTTGAAGTGCAGCTCTTACTTCAGATTGCTCAATTCAATATTATTTCGCAGGTTCTGAATCCAGGACTGGCCCATAGATGAAATCTTCAGGCAGTGTTTCTGGAGATATCATGGCTAGTTGGTCATCATAAGAACCGAGGGTCCACAGCTTCTCCAGTTCATACATTTCTCTTGTTTCGGGAAGCATAAAATGAACCACAATGTTCCCTATACAGGAAAACAAGAGGACAAATGTTTGTTGTAATGAAACACTCAGGaccaatatatattaaaaaaaaaaaaaaaaactgaaaaatattaaGCATCtgaaaaaaggttatttttaatTTACCAAAATCTATGCACACCCAGTCTTCTGCATCCTTTCCTTCAATCTGGACATGGGGGTCACCTTCTCTCTTTGTGTGCTTGTACTGGAAAAACAGATGCCGAATGTTAGCGGAAACCATTAACCGTCTCTCAGCCAATCCATTAACATTCCAAAacatcttatttttttctttgtgcgGTCTTGTGCATGGAAAACCAACAACAAGCATGTTATAGCTGGCACAGTGGCTGTACTGCCGCGAGATGCGTATGATTTTACTCATCTTGTATGTCTGCTTGTAAAGAGCTCTCCCATATCTTCTTGACTGGTGTCTGTACCGGAGCTGCTAGAGTTACAAAGAGGGTAACTTTGTAAagcttctaaaataaaacaaatcctagTTTCGCAGAAGAGAGTAAATCAGGACACCaagccaagtaaaaaaaaaaaaaaaaaaaagattaaaatccTCTATTAAGAAGTATTTTTTTACCTTCGTAATCCAAAATCCTTGTTTTAAGTTTCAGATATAAACAGTTACGGTGGACTAATGCATAACAGCCTAATCAAAGTGATGCACCTTTATGTCTAAGTAGCAGTCATTACCAGCGAGTTAATGACCACTGCTGCTCTATTCTGAGACGGTGGGTTTATTATAGATGTCACAGTCTGCAACTATGAACTTTCTAGATCAATCAGCAGTTGCTTCTGACTACAGTAGACTGGTAACATTTAGAATGCGTGAAGCCAGCGTTCCTGAATTCCCCACCACCACATTATATTGTTTACACACACTTAACCCAATCATTTAAAAACTACGACAGAGAACTAcagaattaaaacattttgtatttattctcCTTATCCTCTGTATAAGACCAGCTACTGAGAAACTAAAGCACTAAACACTGCTTCATTCTTTACAACTGCATCCCACTGTTTCATACAGCTGCCCATGTTGTTCCGCAGTGGTTTGGTTGGCCTGGCATTCACACGCCTGTGCCTGGTTTATGAAAGAGGAGATTCACAGCCCAGTTTCTGTTCACTTGTCATGTCCCTTGCTTTGTGAGGCATTGGCTTGCCACAAAACAAAAGATGACAGCATTAATTAATTTCCAGGGAACATTTTATTCTGACTGCGCATCAAGCTGTTATTGCTTTACCTTGCACAAGATGATGAATTATACAGTAAGGCAAGTCAAAGCAGTAATAGAGGGAAGTCTGATTAATTCATGCTAAATTCCTTAAACTGAATATCAACTAACAGAGGgacacaatttattattattattttttaattattattcaaaTCTGCCCCATTAATTATTTTGATTAGACGCAAATGCACGCTATATAAGCACAGAAAGCAACACACATTTTGGaaataaaaaggtttgtttttccagtcaaacaaaatagttttattatgatttgtaCATGTGGTGTAACCAGTCAGTCCTACATTACATCCCAGACTATAAGAGACTTGAGGGTGCATCCTAGTGTGTTAAACCCAATATCACTTACCACTTTTATTGCGTAGTGTGCCATAGCGCTTAGATGTCTCGCCGATGAACCGCTTACCACAACAAAGTAATCTGTATACTTCATTTCTTCTGGTACTTTGATCACACAAATGTCTTTGGCATTCTCTTGCCTTAAAAGAGTCACCAAAAGATCAATGTTAAACACAGGGCTGGAGTTTGGCCCTGTTAAGAAAGAAcaccaaataaacacattttacattCCATCAGGAACAACCAGTGCCagtgctaggatttactgggctcTGGTGCAAGAGGTGAAGGAGATTTCCAAActaaggaaaatcacagcaaattaAACATATGCCAGTCATACCTGATGCATTCCCATTGTTGTTTTTAAGTATGTATGTAGATGGGAGTTTTGTATATTCTCCATATTTAAATTGTGAGTGTTCTACATTCTGAATGCAATTTTGTTACAGAAACAATTTGGGGGAAATGATCTTACATTATTAGAACAAGTATTTCCCCTACCATGACTGTAAATTCttaattagagccatcagtaacgACAACATCTAGATCGTCATCATAACCCCACCACTGTAAGCACGAGCACATATAATACACGTTACACACAGACAGGTGCCCTCTGTATCCCATATTCTAATACTGAAGATCGCTATACGAGATAGATAATCATATCTACCTCTCTACATCCCACATATAAAATTAACCTAACTTCCTTcttttttgcaatgaggtgcacgaaacgaggtttaaaatgtactgacaggttggatctggtcgttcaaatggtcagtttcctcttGACACTTGAGGCACACTCAAATGTAATTAGAAACCGTTTTAACAATCGCTCAATGCATTATCCTTACAACGTCCTACATACAGCAGTTGGCATGCCTCGGTCTAGTTTGTCTTCTGCAAACTAcaatagtattttatttataaaatgaaaacagaacgcTTGACTGATATAGATTTAAAGTGTAGTGCTAATGAGATCCGCCGCTGTTTAGACAGATTAATAAAATAGAGCCCAATGGGTGATACTGGAAGTAATTTAACTATACAGTATCTCACCAGTTTATAGCAAACAGCTTAAGGTTGGTTAACTACTTTAAACCTTTTAAATTTCACAGTCTGTACTAAacctattaaaatgaaaatattacattttttgtatttatttcttaacaaacCCAAGGTGAATACACCAAGGTTGCTGGATTTCTTTCATTAACTGTGATGCTGAAGAACTTTATTTCTAAATTTAAAAGCAGGTGTAAATTTAAGGCAATGCCACTATAAATAAAAGCGTGACAAAGGAGGAATAGCAATAACTTACGCGTTTCATCATTCTCTGTCTCCGAATCCACTGCCACCGTTTCCTGTGGATATTGTGTACTTTCCCACACTGCGGTACTCTCTAGGTTAGAAGAAGCCTTTGCGTCTCTGTGACAGTCTGTGAAGAATCTCTTCATTACTGATTCGCAAACAGATACACCTCCCCATGCCTGTTGATTTTGAACCGGTTTGGTGTACCCAGAATTAATAGCTTTTTTTAACAGGCAAACTGTGCCTGTCGACAGCACTGAACTATCTTTAGAAATGAACGAAAAAAGCCTTTTAGTACAATTAAAAATGCTTGCTTTACTCATTTTTGGCCTACTTCTTTTCCGACCCTATAATAATCTCCTAAAGGACAGCGTGACACTCCAGGAAGAAACTCTAACAAACATGttgctgatcttctattggttctTAGGTCAGCGAATCGCAGCTGGGTTTCTACCACCAATGAAGTCACGTGAACAGAGTACCGTATAATAGCACAAATTTGCGCACCTACAAGCCGGTAATATGGTGTTGCATAGTAAAGAACATTTGCAAAGTAGAAGACCTTACCTCCCACTTATC
This window encodes:
- the malsu1 gene encoding mitochondrial assembly of ribosomal large subunit protein 1; its protein translation is MSKASIFNCTKRLFSFISKDSSVLSTGTVCLLKKAINSGYTKPVQNQQAWGGVSVCESVMKRFFTDCHRDAKASSNLESTAVWESTQYPQETVAVDSETENDETRPNSSPVFNIDLLVTLLRQENAKDICVIKVPEEMKYTDYFVVVSGSSARHLSAMAHYAIKVYKHTKREGDPHVQIEGKDAEDWVCIDFGNIVVHFMLPETREMYELEKLWTLGSYDDQLAMISPETLPEDFIYGPVLDSEPAK